Proteins from a genomic interval of Candidatus Equadaptatus faecalis:
- a CDS encoding NAD(P)-dependent glycerol-3-phosphate dehydrogenase encodes MKITILGAGSFGTAMAKQLADCGHEILLWTNDGVQCDTINKTRRNSFCFQETELPETIACTLDIAEALGFSDKVICAVPTQAVRSVLEQTVSVKTGFHMLSLAKGIEIASGKLLHEIHAEITPDNVYSVLSGPSHAEELLAGCPTTVALASEKKSEAAMWQELLSGGRFRIYTSDDVTGLEVGGALKNIYAIAAGIISALRLGDNASAALACRGLAEMMRFGQKLGAKPITLAGLAGVGDLMVTCCSLHSRNFRLGLKIGGGLDFETAVKEIGQVAEGAYTVRAVVENSRKYNVEMPLAEGIYSILYKGISPEALLERYFARPLKKELDF; translated from the coding sequence ATGAAAATAACCATACTCGGGGCGGGCAGCTTCGGAACGGCAATGGCAAAACAGCTTGCAGACTGCGGACACGAAATTCTGCTTTGGACAAATGACGGAGTGCAGTGCGATACAATAAACAAAACGCGCCGCAATTCTTTCTGCTTTCAGGAAACAGAGCTGCCTGAAACCATAGCCTGTACGCTTGATATTGCCGAAGCGCTTGGATTTTCCGACAAAGTAATCTGCGCTGTACCGACGCAGGCTGTGCGTTCCGTACTGGAGCAGACCGTCAGCGTTAAAACAGGCTTTCACATGCTCAGTCTTGCCAAAGGCATAGAAATAGCGAGCGGAAAATTGCTGCACGAAATACACGCCGAAATAACGCCGGACAACGTATATTCCGTGCTTTCAGGCCCCAGCCACGCGGAAGAACTGCTTGCGGGATGTCCCACAACGGTTGCCCTCGCCTCAGAAAAAAAGAGCGAAGCGGCAATGTGGCAGGAGCTTCTCAGCGGAGGCAGATTCAGGATATACACGTCGGACGACGTAACCGGACTTGAAGTCGGCGGCGCGCTCAAAAATATCTACGCGATAGCCGCGGGGATAATATCCGCACTCAGGCTCGGCGACAACGCCTCGGCGGCGCTTGCCTGCCGCGGGCTGGCGGAAATGATGCGCTTCGGGCAGAAGCTCGGCGCAAAACCGATAACCTTAGCGGGGCTTGCCGGAGTGGGAGACCTAATGGTTACCTGCTGCAGCCTGCACTCAAGAAATTTCCGGCTTGGACTTAAAATCGGCGGAGGGCTTGATTTTGAAACGGCAGTAAAAGAAATCGGACAGGTTGCCGAAGGTGCCTACACGGTGCGTGCCGTTGTTGAAAACAGCAGAAAATACAACGTGGAAATGCCGCTTGCCGAAGGCATATACAGCATACTCTACAAGGGAATTTCGCCGGAAGCGCTGCTTGAACGCTACTTTGCGCGCCCGCTCAAAAAAGAACTCGATTTTTAA
- the radA gene encoding DNA repair protein RadA → MVKEISKYKCSECGFTSLTMVGKCPKCGAWGSMEADTPVPVNKKGKVSSVRAAKPIRGLDVEEQPRIPSGIAELDRVLGGGWISGGVTLISGEPGVGKSTLLLQVCAAMAAKGKSVLYISGEESSGQIALRGRRLGLMTDGLDLLCENDLPSALEAAKDYDFVVVDSVQAFRTDDENGWAGSPSQVKQVAQMCVDMAKSSGIPTVLVGHITKSGQIAGPKLLEHQVDVVLLFTGENDSPNRLLRAEKNRYGSTEELGIFEMTDKGLCAVTDPSKLYWNGSDLGNSGVAIAMPLEGSRSIAAEIQALASMTPFPYPRRTARGIELNRLQLLLAVLERRCGIVSRTSDVYLNVAAGLNLKDPAADLAICASLASALRDVPIPPDVCFIGEVGLAGEVRPAARTRMRLKEAERIGFKRAVISRRTPKEEYPMEVIRVASLRELLAIFVSR, encoded by the coding sequence ATGGTGAAAGAAATTTCAAAATACAAATGTTCCGAATGCGGCTTTACGAGCCTGACAATGGTGGGCAAATGCCCGAAGTGCGGTGCATGGGGCAGCATGGAGGCAGACACACCGGTTCCGGTTAATAAAAAAGGAAAGGTGAGTTCCGTCCGTGCCGCAAAGCCTATCAGAGGACTTGACGTTGAAGAACAGCCGCGGATACCGTCCGGTATTGCCGAGCTTGACAGAGTTCTCGGCGGCGGCTGGATTTCGGGCGGAGTCACGCTTATCAGCGGTGAGCCCGGGGTGGGCAAATCCACGCTTCTGCTTCAGGTATGCGCGGCAATGGCGGCTAAAGGCAAATCGGTGCTGTACATCTCCGGCGAAGAATCTTCGGGGCAGATTGCGCTGCGCGGCAGGCGTCTCGGTCTGATGACCGACGGGCTTGACCTGCTTTGCGAAAATGATCTGCCGTCCGCTCTCGAAGCTGCCAAAGACTACGACTTTGTTGTCGTTGACTCGGTTCAGGCGTTCAGGACGGACGATGAAAACGGCTGGGCAGGATCTCCGTCACAGGTAAAACAGGTCGCCCAGATGTGCGTTGACATGGCGAAAAGCAGCGGCATACCGACCGTACTTGTTGGGCACATTACAAAATCGGGGCAGATCGCGGGACCGAAACTGCTTGAACATCAGGTTGACGTCGTTCTGCTCTTTACCGGCGAAAACGACTCGCCGAACAGGCTGCTGCGTGCTGAAAAAAACCGTTACGGAAGCACCGAAGAACTCGGAATATTCGAAATGACGGACAAAGGACTGTGCGCTGTTACAGACCCGAGCAAACTGTACTGGAACGGAAGCGACCTCGGCAACTCAGGGGTGGCGATAGCCATGCCTCTCGAGGGCAGCCGTTCGATAGCGGCGGAAATACAGGCGCTTGCTTCAATGACCCCGTTTCCCTATCCGAGGAGGACTGCGCGCGGCATAGAGCTGAACAGACTTCAGCTTCTTCTTGCCGTGCTTGAACGGCGCTGCGGAATAGTGTCGCGCACGAGCGACGTATATTTGAACGTAGCTGCGGGACTGAATTTAAAAGACCCTGCCGCCGACCTTGCGATATGCGCTTCTTTGGCGTCCGCGCTTCGTGACGTGCCGATCCCGCCGGACGTATGTTTCATCGGCGAAGTCGGGCTTGCAGGCGAAGTGCGCCCCGCCGCGCGTACAAGAATGAGATTAAAGGAAGCGGAAAGAATAGGCTTTAAACGCGCCGTAATAAGCAGGCGCACGCCTAAAGAGGAATATCCGATGGAAGTAATACGCGTTGCCTCGCTGCGCGAACTGCTGGCGATATTCGTAAGCAGATAG